Proteins encoded within one genomic window of Triticum aestivum cultivar Chinese Spring chromosome 2D, IWGSC CS RefSeq v2.1, whole genome shotgun sequence:
- the LOC123054272 gene encoding uncharacterized protein, which produces MHGAVFLRQAASRAAPPLLPPGPRLPRRLQRADPRDGGAVRLEHMRWLVRRGRWYDALFYLNIFLPPLKSERRSLRARIFHNFLLMHGRFADVVAGNKDPYLDKQYANGRSNSTDAERRFRSMNYSILAPDAGQLRAAIDWDRVRSHAEFVVRKMALATPELRRPMVLPSRCMMPHDVLPIGTGLFRKRRMKKQGPQPPKTEATLTALKHQQYCRQLRDSSVGSKDEELGLLVNFLDETLQAGLPRGCTLSYDLQPSGKEVELAADSSHAPSSQTMLGTSTDKVKVHATSLVRISGAPICQIISGALKVHAKNPGILSPTNADTKRLIQAGCHDRNQMDGLRTVEDDIYPKKQRTDGAFDEASSVPAFGGRVSTDTSTLVNFRPKLRPVCSM; this is translated from the exons ATGCACGGCGCAGTATTCCTGCGTCAAGCGGCTTCGCGAGCggcgcctcctctccttcctcctggaccaAGGCTTCCACGGCGCCTTCAGAGA GCTGACCCGCGAGACGGCGGCGCTGTTCGACTGGAGCACATGCGGTGGCTGGTCAGGCGGGGCCGGTGGTACGACGCCCTCTTTTACCTCAACATCTTCCTGCCGCCGCTCAAAAGTGAGCGGAGGAGCCTCCGCGCCAGGATCTTCCACAACTTCCTCCTCATGCACGGTCGCTTCGCCGACGTCGTCGCCGGCAACAAGGACCCGTACCTGGACAAGCAGTATGCCAACGGCCGCAGTAACTCCACAGACGCCGAGCGCAGGTTCCGTTCCATGAACTACTCCATACTCGCCCCGGACGCCGGCCAGCTCAGGGCTGCCATCGACTGGGACAGAGTGAGGAGCCATGCAGAGTTTGTTGTCCGCAAGATGGCTCTTGCTACTCCAGAGCTGAGACGCCCGATGGTGTTGCCGTCCCGCTGCATGATGCCGCACGATGTACTCCCCATTGGGACCGG TTTGTTCCGGAAGAGACGCATGAAGAAACAAGGCCCCCAGCCGCCAAAAACAGAAGCTACCTTAACAGCTTTGAAACA CCAGCAGTATTGCAGACAGTTAAGGGATTCGAGCGTCG GGTCGAAAGATGAAGAACTGGGACTGCTGGTCAATTTCCTTG ATGAGACTCTACAGGCTGGCCTACCTAGAGGGTGCACACTAAGCTATGACCTTCAACCAAGCGGGAAGGAAG TTGAACTTGCTGCAGATTCTTCTCATGCTCCGTCTTCGCAGACCATGCTCGGCACATCCACAGATAAAGTTAAAGTCCATGCCACATCATTAGTGAGAATTTCTG GTGCTCCAATCTGCCAGATCATTTCTGGTGCCTTGAAAGTTCATGCTAAAAACCCTGGGATATTGTCACCAACAAATGCAG ACACAAAGCGTCTGATACAAGCAGGTTGTCATGATCGGAATCAAATGGATGGACTGAGAACTGTTGAGGATGATATTTATCCAAAAAAGCAACGAACAGATGGGGCATTTGATGAAGCAAGTTCG GTGCCGGCGTTTGGAGGCAGAGTGTCCACCGACACCAGCACACTGGTGAACTTCAGGCCGAAGCTGAGGCCCGTCTGCTCCATGTGA